Proteins encoded in a region of the Zea mays cultivar B73 chromosome 4, Zm-B73-REFERENCE-NAM-5.0, whole genome shotgun sequence genome:
- the LOC103652676 gene encoding probable GTP-binding protein OBGM, mitochondrial, whose translation MWRRQQTLLRRLPPLRVVAQAPASWPACRLGRFCGSVPEKRKGKAAPLQARGMVDRFRMRAKGGDGGNGCVSLRRSRSNRQGMPDGGSGGKGGDVILECSRSIWDFSGLQHHMRGGRGGNGVSKNQIGTRGPDKIAQVPVGTVIHLVEGEQPSLTVNKPTRALDPWDIPSAEEHSSDLDQIVNIVAEGFDGGLSHRHIAPKHNTDGNDTVKGSSSHSEDPKYFHTCSKLQFSNSNRDVRIYSCQEGTDEKDQTESEDEEFWEDEDEFDMDEEEEEDEKEEQDVQYCVAEMTKPGQRLIIARGGKGGLGNAFVMKEMRPSKANRQEKIARLSTGQPGTESILILELKSIADVGLVGLPNAGKSTLLSALSRAQPEIADYEFTTLRPNIGSLTYEDYFSVKVADIPGLIKGAHENRGLGHAFLRHIERTKVIAYVLDLAATLNGRKGIPPWEQLHDLVTELEHYQKGMTRRPSLIVANKIDEEGAEEMYEELKRRVQGVPIFPVCAILQEGVPDLRVGLRNLMDDSDPQGVDFEENDC comes from the exons ATGTGGCGGCGGCAGCAGACTCTCCTCCGCCGGCTGCCACCGCTGAGGGTGGTGGCGCAGGCTCCGGCATCCTGGCCGGCCTGCCGGCTGGGACGCTTCTGCGGGTCTGTGCCGGAGAAGAGGAAGGGAAAGGCGGCGCCTTTGCAG GCGCGGGGCATGGTGGACAGGTTCCGGATGCGCGCCAAGGGTGGCGACGGCGGCAATGGATGCGTCAGCCTCAGGCGCTCTAGGTCCAACCGCCAGGGCATGCCTGACG GTGGTAGTGGAGGGAAGGGCGGTGATGTAATTCTTGAGTGTTCAAGGTCTATCTGGGATTTCAGTGGCTTGCAGCATCACATG AGAGGAGGCCGAGGTGGCAATGGAGTTTCTAAGAATCAGATAGGAACAAGAGGTCCTGACAAG ATTGCACAAGTACCTGTAGGCACAGTGATTCATCTTGTCGAAGGCGAGCAACCTTCTCTGACAGTAAATAAACCAACCAGAGCTCTGGATCCCTGGGATATACCTAGTGCTGAAGAACACTCTTCAGATTTGGACCAGATTGTTAATATAGTGGCAGAAGGTTTTGATGGTGGCTTGTCCCATCGGCATATTGCCCCTAAGCATAACACTGATGGAAATGACACTGTAAAGGGAAGCAGCAGTCACTCAGAGGATCCAAAATACTTTCATACATGCTCCAAGCTTCAGTTCTCAAACTCTAATCGTGATGTAAGAATCTATTCATGTCAGGAGGGGACAGATGAAAAAGATCAAACTGAAAGTGAGGATGAAGAATTTTGGGAGGATGAAGACGAGTTTGAcatggatgaggaggaagaagaggatgagAAGGAAGAACAAGATGTGCAATATTGTGTTGCTGAGATGACGAAACCTGGGCAGCGGTTAATCATAGCACGAGGAGGCAAAGGTGGACTGGGGAATGCTTTTGTCATGAAGGAGATGCGGCCATCCAAAGCAAACAGACAAGAGAAGATAGCCCGTTTGAGTACTGGGCAGCCAGGAACTGAGAGCATCCTTATCCTGGAACTGAAGAGCATTGCAGATGTTGGTCTGGTTGGATTGCCCAATGCTGGGAAGAGCACATTGCTCAGTGCTCTATCTAGGGCGCAACCAGAGATAGCTGACTACGAATTCACCACGCTGAGGCCCAACATTGGCAGCCTGACCTACGAGGACTACTTCTCAGTTAAAGTGGCTGATATACCTGGCCTGATCAAAGGAGCACATGAGAACCGTGGCCTGGGCCATGCTTTCCTGAGGCACATAGAGCGCACCAAAGTTATTGCCTATGTGCTTGACCTTGCAGCCACACTTAATGGCAGGAAGGGTATCCCGCCTTGGGAGCAGCTGCACGATTTGGTCACAGAGCTGGAGCATTACCAAAAAGGAATGACTCGGCGGCCATCACTGATTGTGGCAAACAAGATAGATGAAGAGGGAGCTGAAGAGATGTACGAGGAGCTGAAGAGGAGAGTGCAGGGTGTTCCAATATTTCCAGTTTGCGCCATCTTGCAGGAGGGGGTGCCAGATCTGAGAGTGGGTCTAAGGAACCTTATGGATGACTCAGATCCGCAGGGCGTTGATTTTGAGGAAAACGACTGTTAA